One Clavelina lepadiformis chromosome 1, kaClaLepa1.1, whole genome shotgun sequence genomic region harbors:
- the LOC143465010 gene encoding transmembrane protein 41B-like isoform X1 gives MEWHKNWIWLRSDSILPTTVHSDIQPNFQGLCSGLSYLRQRFWKRSASENYKDEDGSDSVTSRPTSSPSSPGTKDLIAVSYPAYLNNGSSGLWSPWYRTRRKSSLLEGLERTMESMSANKHKARLVLPKTAADTNVKDNVLGHGNKQLPVPIVPMKAFKVPGALYGYLENQSPLNKEVNRHSTKTSIFIIVVIFLGAVALLVNVYQNFPELEEDEYSKVKLPKNIEDAKELGRVLSKYKDSNYYEVITAFFITYIFLQTFAIPGSVFLSILSGFLYPFYLALFLVCMCSGIGATGCYMISLFIGKPLVNKYLSERVKKWNEAVDGQREHLFNYLLFLRITPFLPNWFINIVSPVIHIPVSLFFSATFIGVAPLSFIAIQAGTTLYQLTTAGDAFSWNGILVMAVLAVISILPVIFKNALKRKFE, from the exons ATGGAGTGGCATAAAAACTGGATATGGTTGAGAAGTGACTCGATCTTGCCCACCACCGTACACTCCGACATTCAGCCCAACTTTCAAGGCTTATGCAGTGGTTTGTCGTATCTTCGCCAGAGATTCTGGAAACGCTCTGCATCTGAGAATTACAAAGATGAGGATGGGAGTGATTCTGTGACATCTCGACCAACATCTTCTCCTTCGTCACCTGGTACTAAGGATCTTATCGCCGTGTCCTATCCAGCTTACCTCAACAACGGCTCATCCGGTCTATGGTCGCCGTGGTACCGGACGAGGAGAAAGTCGTCCTTATTGGAAGGCCTTGAGCGTACAATGGAGTCAATGTCTGCTAATAAGCACAAAGCACGGCTTGTCTTGCCTAAAACAGCGGCAGACACCAATGTTAAGGACAATGTTTTAGGCCACGGCAATAAGCAACTGCCGGTGCCCATTGTTCCCATGAAAGCTTTTAAAGTACCCGGTGCCTTGTATGGTTATCTTGAAAACCAAAGCCCACTTAACAAAG AGGTGAACCGACACTCAACGAAAACATCCATATTTATTATCGTCGTAATTTTTCTCGGCGCTGTTGCTCTGTTGGTGAATGTCTACCAAAACTTCCCAGAACTTGAAGA AGATGAATACTCTAAAGTGAAACTGCCCAAAAATATTGAAGACGCCAAAGAATTGGGGAgagttttatcaaaatacaAAGATAGCAACTACTATGAAGTCATCACTGCGTTCTTTATCACCTATATTTT TTTACAAACATTCGCAATCCCAGGATCAGtgtttttaagcattttatcAGGATTCTTATATCCCTTCTACCTCGCCCTGTTCCTGGTCTGTATG TGTTCTGGTATCGGAGCAACCGGATGTTACATGATTTCGCTGTTTATTGGCAAACCCTTAGTCAACAAATACCTCAGCGAGAGAGTCAAGAAGTGGAATGAAGCG GTCGATGGACAACGCGAGCATTTGTTTaattatcttttatttttgcgGATCACCCCCTTCCTCCCCAACTGGTTCATCAACATCGTGTCCCCGGTCATTCACATTCCCGTCTCCTTATTCTTCTCCGCAACCTTCATCGGGGTCGCTCCGCTTTCATTCATCGCGATTCAG GCCGGTACCACGTTGTACCAGCTAACCACTGCTGGTGATGCTTTTTCTTGGAACGGGATATTGGTCATGGCGGTGCTGGCCGTTATCTCCATACTGCCGGTCATATTCAAGAACGCTCTTAAGAGGAAATTTGAATGA
- the LOC143465010 gene encoding transmembrane protein 41B-like isoform X2, which yields MSQRKRTSPVSNETTNEPISGKSTADEVNRHSTKTSIFIIVVIFLGAVALLVNVYQNFPELEEDEYSKVKLPKNIEDAKELGRVLSKYKDSNYYEVITAFFITYIFLQTFAIPGSVFLSILSGFLYPFYLALFLVCMCSGIGATGCYMISLFIGKPLVNKYLSERVKKWNEAVDGQREHLFNYLLFLRITPFLPNWFINIVSPVIHIPVSLFFSATFIGVAPLSFIAIQAGTTLYQLTTAGDAFSWNGILVMAVLAVISILPVIFKNALKRKFE from the exons AGGTGAACCGACACTCAACGAAAACATCCATATTTATTATCGTCGTAATTTTTCTCGGCGCTGTTGCTCTGTTGGTGAATGTCTACCAAAACTTCCCAGAACTTGAAGA AGATGAATACTCTAAAGTGAAACTGCCCAAAAATATTGAAGACGCCAAAGAATTGGGGAgagttttatcaaaatacaAAGATAGCAACTACTATGAAGTCATCACTGCGTTCTTTATCACCTATATTTT TTTACAAACATTCGCAATCCCAGGATCAGtgtttttaagcattttatcAGGATTCTTATATCCCTTCTACCTCGCCCTGTTCCTGGTCTGTATG TGTTCTGGTATCGGAGCAACCGGATGTTACATGATTTCGCTGTTTATTGGCAAACCCTTAGTCAACAAATACCTCAGCGAGAGAGTCAAGAAGTGGAATGAAGCG GTCGATGGACAACGCGAGCATTTGTTTaattatcttttatttttgcgGATCACCCCCTTCCTCCCCAACTGGTTCATCAACATCGTGTCCCCGGTCATTCACATTCCCGTCTCCTTATTCTTCTCCGCAACCTTCATCGGGGTCGCTCCGCTTTCATTCATCGCGATTCAG GCCGGTACCACGTTGTACCAGCTAACCACTGCTGGTGATGCTTTTTCTTGGAACGGGATATTGGTCATGGCGGTGCTGGCCGTTATCTCCATACTGCCGGTCATATTCAAGAACGCTCTTAAGAGGAAATTTGAATGA